The DNA region ctatAGATTATTATGGGTTAAgaaatcaataatattttttttattaaatttcaccTTAGACGTGTATTAAAAATCACATCGAAAATGTTTTCATAATATTCTTAGGACACTTAATAACATTTACCTAAATAAAAGTAAGATGCtttaagtaaattaataaagaaaattatatatacatacacacCTTAGGCACGACTTAATAATGTCAAGTACTAATTGagcatgatttatttaaataaacaagCGTGACTATAAGTTTActttatccttaaaaaaaagtttaactttatttattttgttaaacaaGCTGAACCGaataatttacaaatatataagcTAATTTGCACCCCAAGTTGCATTTTATTGTAGGGGGTATACCAACACCAAgccattaaaaagaaaaatgaaagagcATCGAAAAGCATTGTGTCAGAATAACAAATACTATGATATAAGAAAGCATATTGCTTATCCATATCTCAGAGCAGTGGAAGTTCGACTGGCATAGAATTGGAGAGGGATTTTGTAGGCATACTCAAATTCCAGAACTTCGATCGAACAGGACTCCATAAAATTTTCAACTCTTACGTGCAAACAGAAGATCCATTCAACCTGCTGTCTACACACCTGCCTCTTGACAACCTTAGGTGTAGGGAACAACAAATATGTTGTTGgcttcataaaagaaaaaaatgcctCATCTGATTAAGAAAATTTGAGGAGATTGACTTTTTAAAATTCAGAATATGCCCACAATTATGAAAAGTGATCAATAACAAAGTTGATACCTAGCTGGCTGCAGGCAATGGCAGAAGCCATTCTGATTCAGGAACTTCATTGCAAAACGTCAACCTGTCTTCGTAGAGAGAAAACTCATAattttcaaagttttaaaattcaGAATCATTGTCATTGCACTCACTGTATTCGTCGTCATTGAAATTACCGTCAGTGTCATCTCCATCAGAGTATTCCTCCTCACTCTGCAAAACAACCATCAGCagataattaattttcactCTGATTAAAAtgcattttagtttcttttcgTCAATCCTTCTCATCCTTACCCTCTTTcatatgataataaatttgatGTTATAAGAATCTCACACTCCACATTAGGCATTTTCCATTTAAGATCCTAAAGTTGGTATTATATGCAGGTGTTATTATTCCATATTAAAACGAAACTTGCAAACAAATATTTGATAACTTTTCCAAAATAGAGCAAGGAAAGACGAAGGGTATCTTACTTGGGTGAACTCTGATATATGGTCTATTTGGTTGTGGTCCTCTACGTTCCACCTATCTTTAGTCCCCAAATCCTGAGACAAACCCTATggataatttaaattaagattAGTTGTTATATAGAACTCAAACCTGATGCTGACGGGTTGGTATGTCAACAGTAGGTATAATAATCACATATACATGAGCTGGTGAACACACTGAAATTCTAGAAACATTTAAATGCTAACAGTAGGAAAAAGTCAAGGACAAGATTGAgcatacaataaataaaaatattaaccattaaaaaaaacaatatttgctGTTAGTTGATGATTTCAGCAAAGATCAGACCCACATGTTGAATAACTATAGAAGAACCAGTACTGCATTGCACTTGAACTACTTAAAAGCTTGAAGTATGACACAGTATGTCGATGCATGAATGGATAATTTGGTATTGATAAATGTACcctcaaattaaagaaaattttaacaaatagaGACCAGGCATGTCACAATAAAGAGAGAATTAATTGAAATGTTAAATCAAgagaaaaaatttgtttttttacaacaacTCATGCACACTGCTCAACCAACTGAGCTAGACCCCTTTGGTTAGGGCTTCAGTATAAAAATAAGCACTTGACAGTTGATGGTGTCAGTCAGTCAGTCTCAGCATAGAAGGCAGAAAGGTTTAAATCAATAAGATTGACTGAAGATTCTGTAACACAATATGCAAAATGGGATGGGGAGTTGCCACATTCTTCAATTTACTAGACATCCAATGCAACTAATTAATCCATTTAAGGTAAATACGTGTATAGAAATTACGATAAGTCAATacttacaagtttttttttcatttcttctattttttcccCCAATTCAGTTACATGCTGACTCAGAGCCTGCACAAGTTATACAAGATCAAATGTGACACCACAgatacaaaaagagaaaaaaaggtttctaattttcatataaaaaattggaACCTCGTGCCGTTGCATGACTATTGAACGCTGCAATGCCTTTGCCTTCGTTAGAAGGTTTCTAGGCCTCAATGTCATAGGTCGCCTATAATTCTTTCCACGGTAGTAAATAAGAGAAAATCCTTTAGGAACTTTATCTATTGCTACTAGTATTCCACCACTTTCATATTCCAATAACCTAGCTGTGTCTTCAACAAAAGCAAGggtcttttgttttgttattaatttaacaAGTTCTCGATGTTTCCAATGCAAATGCATATTCTCAATAACACCATCAAAAACACCACGTATACCTGCAGATTATTATAAACAGCTGTGAGTACTACATCATTGCAATATAGAAACTTTTATACAGCTGAGCATTACCCACCAAGTGGCAAGTATGCCTTCATTCTTAAACCAACTGAACGGAACATAACACGTTCTTCATCTGTGATTGTTTCCTTGTCATAATCAGGACCAACTGGAAGCAAAGATGCTTCTATTTTTGCTAATAGCTTTTCTGCTCTAAGCCTTTTGGCCTGGGCCTGTTCATGCATTCAGAgttttaaatatgaataaagcaaattaaaactaaaattgaacTGCATAAAACTGCAAGCAGACAAGCATGTACCCCAGTGCCCAGTACCaactaagaaaaatgataagttGAAACTTGAAGGATTTGCATTATCATGAATCCAGAATTCCAACCTAGGCCTACATCCTAAGTCCTACCAATGCTTATTTGGGCCCCTTTTCAGTGCCTCTTGTCTTGCCATAGCTCCATTACTGTATCAGATGCTGACTTTTACAAGGATTAATGCACACAATGAAGTTACCATATTTCTAAGATTCAAAAGGACCTTGATGCCAAGCCAAATGTTATAGACTGAACCACGGGttgttaaatgttttttttttctgcaacaAATTATTGAAAGTTCCTACCAATTTCAAAGCTTTCACTACTAAACTATAGCTCCTAAAAGCCTAAAACATAACATcctaattttttattccaaCAGCCACACTAAACTATTCCAAATTGATTCCAACAAGCAAGGTACTCTCAATACAACACAACTACTCTCCCAGGCATATAACCTTCACAAAACAAGTAGATACTTACAACAGCTAGtttacattcaatttttttgacaAGCTTAGCATTTTTGGCTTTGGCAACCTCTTGCATCATCCTCTCACGTTCTTCAGTAGATATATCCCTTCCCCAGCATGCCTGTGCCACGTAGAACTCTGCCAACGATCCTGCTTGTGCTGTTGATTCATCTTCCCCGGATGGAGTTGAGTCGAGAGCTTTGCACCGCACCTTCTCCTCAACATCCTGCACCTGTTTTGTCAATTCCTGTCTTTCAGCAATAACAGCAGCCACACTGGTTGGAACAAAGTCCTTCCCACGATATATTACAATGTAATATTTATTCCTTAGCAGTAAGGTACCTCCTGTTAATGCCTGCGcaaatgaaagaaaatcaaACCAGAATCCTGATATCCAAATAAACACAACTACTGTGTTCTCTTTCTTAAAATTCATGAGTTAGCAACAAAAGAATGCACCATTTGACATTTCGACTAGGTAAATAAAATTTAGCATTTACATTACATAGATTCAATGCAGGAAATCAGATTGTTATCTTTgatctatattttatttgtataatgaTGTTTTGAGCACAATTGGAGAAAAGGTATTAGTTCTTCAAGTAAAGAAATTCATTTTCATCACTactttgtttgattatttgctAGCTGAAAACCAACTAATTCTCTCAAAGATTATAAATTTGGTTGGTGAATCTTGGGTATTATACCACCATTAACTAAAACTATAGCCAACAGCTTCAAAGGATACTTAATTTATAACAAATACAAGATTTGGCATGCACCATAATTGTATTAAAGACTTAAGGACACCTTCGACAAATTAACTGCACTATTTATTCTAATAATCCCATTCAACCATTCACCCTTTTTGATTTTATCAGCTCTGCAGCCCGTTATGTATTTGAATTCAACAATCAGTACTTTGTCCATAATGTGACACATTCAGCTTTAAACATGCTCAATTGCACAAGCAAGTAGCACCAAATGGGAAATTACAGAGCACAAACCTTCAGTTCCTGAGCCATCAGTTCATTGTTTGTATTCACAATACCACGCTTGACACCAATCTTTGCAACTAAACTTTTCTCCCAAAGCCTAAGAATAGCAGATGCCAGACCTTGAAGATTTCTATTTCTCCCTTCATAAAGATCAGCACAAAATTCATATcagtaaaaggaaaacaaatttgACAAAACAGTTCAGCAGATGAATATTACCCAAGGCAAAGTGACAAGGAAGAGATTTAGCAAGCTTCCGCATATTCGTGAGTTCATCATTGGTCAGTTGCGGACGCATTCCGGCAGGAAGAAGCCTAAGAGGCGTTTTGTAACCAGGAACCATAGGGGGAAGTGAATCAGCATCAACGGGAAGTATTCCAGTACCCCACCATTCAACAAATCGAGGACCAAAGCCATCCAGCATCCTGTTGAATTCTGCTTCCTCTGGCGTCATGTTCTCCCCCTTCCACCAAACTGCCTCACTCTTTTCCATAGATGTCGCATCACTCTCCACCGGCCCTTGATAATTCTTACCACGGTAAACCCACATATAACTCCCCGACCTCCATATAACTAACCCTCTAGTTCTATGCTGCACAAGGCCACAACAACAATTCAGTTCACACAACTTCAACACTCAAAACACAAAACATGATAATATATCATTACCAACATCAACACTATGCACATGTTTGAATTGAATCATCCACAATCACATTGAAATACCAGCTAACGAGATTTTAGGTAAATTTTCACATGTTTGGTTTTACACGTTTGAGGGATTGATTTTGAGTTGAAGCAACTttagatagtttttttttttgtcagaataaaactttaaaactgaattttgaatttttaccaaaataaaaatatcaaaatgcaAATACATCACCTCAAAATCAATTCTGCATATGCTCACTCAAACACGCACGACGAACATCAATTATTACAAAACAATTAGGGATTGTATTGTGAAGGAACAAACCTCGACAATTTGATGAGCCAACTTCATGTTCTGAGCAAGAAACTCGTGAAACTTGAGCCTCACCAGCTCGCAGTTGCTCCAGTGACGGTGAATCCTGTCGAGCACGGCTCGCGTGAGGCCAGCTTTGGGAATAGTGATCTTTTCCTTAAGACTCATTCCAAGGGTTCGCAATCGCCGCAGCTCCTCCTCCACCAGCGTTTGCTCCGCCAATGTCAACGCATTAACGTTCTTCTTCTTTAGCTTCTCCTTTTGCTGTTCCCCGGGCTCCTCTGCGTCTTCTTCTTGTCCCTTGTCCCACGGAAAAAGCGCCTGGTCGGGGCGAAGCCATTCGCGGCGCAGGAAATCGTCTTCGGCGTCGGCAAGGTCGGTGGTGGAAGCTAACCCTAAGTTGCGCAAGCGGAGGGCGATTCTCTCGATGGCGTTGGTGGCTTTGTGAAGGTGTTGGGGAGCGGGAAGGGAAAGAGGGTCGAATAAATCATCGTGGTCGCGGGTGGTTGGGAGAGAAGAGGAGGTGAGAGCGCGAATGGGAATTCCGAGTGGGGATTTGAGTTTGAATTTAGAGTAGGAGGAGAATAAGAGAACTGATGAAGAGGGTGGGAGTGTTGATAGTAAAGCACTTTTCATGCTTAatctcattttctcttttggaaGGGAATGAAAGCTAATTCGATTCAAGACACATATGTTTAtatctccttttttttatactcTCCTGGAAATCTTCTCGTAACCCCTATATGTTTTTTAGGCATTAATGTCTACAATGTACAAATTTAGtttgcaaaataaattttatagccACCCTTCCTCCTAAAATTGTGCTTTCTACTCCACGAACTCTCCTCCAGGTGTAATCTTTCATTTCTTGAAGCAGTATATATAGACACCTATTCTCGTGTATGTTATTCGGTCATCGTAAGCTGGTTGCAAGTGCAAACAGAAGAAGATAACCTGAATTTAGAAAACAATCAACACAAAGTTACTTGCACGATGGAAAGACCCACTGATTTATCTCTCCATCCAAACAAATTAGCCAAAGATGCGCGTGCTCTCTAACGTAAAAACATTTACCCTCTCTTCTTGTACCCTTAATATAATAGACCATGTAAGTTACTTCATTGTTTTTCctgctctttttatttttatagcgCTCATAGGATATCTGCATTACTTTGTCAATATTCAATCTTCCATTTCAATATGTCCATTAAAATGTCTTCCATTCACTCTAATTGTGTAGGATCTACAAAATCTTGCTGCAATAAAAATTCAACCTCCATGCTTTGTTAGATTGGAGTCACTGAAAATATATAATGGTCCATGCAGCAATAGATCGGATGAAGAACTAAACAGGGTAGCAGAGTACTTCAGAACTCTTCAGTAAACAGAGTTGCTGtcataaaaaagttatatccttatttcatggttaactgttttgataaatatttttacaacttATTCAGTATTTGCTTCCTTTTACGTTGCTCTTTCTCGCTGATCTCTCTCCTTACAACAAATTATAGGGTGTTATATTGTGAtggtcttatttatttaatttattaattattataggtGTTTTCTCATTTGGCATTTATAGATGGAAATTTGTAAGTAACCATCACTGTGGGGAATGCATATGAAAcatacaatttttattatttgaacatGTTTAGCAAAATCCATCCTTAAACTCATTAAGTGgatctttttataaattatttaatttttacttcattttatgATTACCTTCCTCCCCGACACACTCTTACAGCAAATGATAGATTGCTATATTGTCTGCGCCTTTTTTATACTGCTTGTTATAAATGTTGTTTTTTGTAACCAGGCTTTAACAtatgaaaatttttaatgtaacaaACTATCACTGTGGGGAACATGACCGAAATCCAGTATTAATATCAAGAAATATGCTCTGGGCTCATGCAGAATCAACGCAGTGACAGTGCAcggtttaaagaacattattgaCAGAGAAAATAGGATCAAATAATGACATGATTTAGTGGTATTACTTATGTGgataaaacagaaaaagaaagaaatagcaTGGGAAAACTCAAGAGTTTGAATATGAACAGAAATAAAAGTTGAACATGGTAAGTCAACAAAAGCAATAGTAATGTTGAGCAATTAAAAAAGTTGGCACAaagcaagtaaaaaagaaggaaaaaaaatgagaaaatggtCGTGATGATCAGAGTATAATATATGGGCCGTTAAAGTATAGAGTGCAAGAGAGTGTAAATGAATATAGCATTGGAAGGTACACTATCGAAGAAATCCAAAACAGAGATGAGATTCAACAATAacgaagaaaacaaaaacatattctTCAAATGGCAAGCtggaaaaataaatagttaataaaTTGTGATGTGGACATGAATTTGGAATCTGGTTTCTGGAATAAGTCCCAAGACTAGTGGTAAATTCCTAATCATTTGCTTACCAAGTAAAAATAGTTGTACATCTAATGTTATTTTTCTCACATGTTCTTCATCTTTACATGGGAGCAGGAGATACAGTACAAGTTTCTATGCACGTATGGCATTTTCAGGAACGGGCGGAGGTGTCTCCTTCGGGCGTATCAGGATAAGGGATGTAattggattaagtggttttTTTCTGGATTAATCAGAGCACATTGTATGGTTTGTTATAGAAGAGGGCACAGAACAATGATGCACACATTCTTATTTTGTGTGGTGGTACTTCATGTTCATCTGGTTTATTAGTGTTTATGGAGTTTATGGACGCGGGAGATTTGGGTTACTATCATGATCTCTTGTATTTTTTCTTGTATTGATCCTTTATTCCGTCAACATAGGAATATGGCTTTTTGTTTCATATTTCTTTGGTGTGTCAACACTGTACTTGAGTCTTGACTTGGGCACATCTTATTACAATGTCAcacatataatatttattctaaaaaaatattaaaatgtcttgtgtttccttttttttccaacCAAACACTATGAATTTACAAGCAGAAAGGGAGACAAGATAAGAGAATAAATTGGGGTGAATTGTATTGCAAGAAAGAAATAGAGCttgtgattgatgatttgtGTTTTGTAATTTAACGAACCCAAGAGAAACATAAACTCGTTGCAATTTATTGATCAATTAAACATATACCGTTGCTATGTGAGGGGCAACTACACAAGAATtcttggataaaataaaaaaagtctgTACGTTATGATTCCCATTCCCATGAGCAATATTTTGCATGGGAAAGTCAAAGTATCAACTACGGATAACGTTAGGTAGATGATGCTCATGAGGGTCAAATTCCACTTTGAGAAGGACTACTACTAGCGCGGGAAGAAGAATTGATGATCTCCCGACCCAGTTCATTTATTTTGCTGAGTAGAAGCATTTGCTCTGTCTCCAACTGTGTTATATACCCTTCCTGTGTATCCTCTAGACTTTCTAACTCACTCAAAGTTGTTGTTAATCCTTCAAGATTTTCATCCTCTATTAATGATCGAAACTTTTTCATCATCTCTCTCATCTGATAAAGTCAGAATAATTGTTGGTTAGAATAACTGCCTAAAATGCAAATGAGAATAGCCATAATCCAcacaaaaaatgaatgaataaatgGATTGCTTATACAAATGAAGGGAGTGCTCCAAGCAATAGCATATATATCAACCAACAACAATTCTTAATCTAGCTCAAAATTCTTGGAAGCAAATGTGTAGGTTATCCACATGCATGGAAAACTGATTAAGACAAATGAAACTCAACGACACACACATTTCTACTAATTGAATATggacaaagaagaaagagattGTGAAAATGTAATCAATATGCATTGCCTTTCAAGACAATCATTATTACTTAATCCTCAGAGCAGAAAAAAggttgtatataaaaaaagagatgTGTTTTTTGACATGCAAGATTATCTCACCTGGGTAGGAATTTGGTGTGATTTACTTAACGAAGAGGGTTGAGAGTCTAGAGTATGTCTTGTTTGCATTTCTGGAACTTTTCTTGTAATTTGGATGTGGATCTCACCACTTTTCACCCCTTGCAGAGGTATCCACTTGTCAGACATCTGGTTTGGAGGCAACCTTTGATATTCTACAACACCTTCGCCTATACTTGATTCGGGTAGTAAAGCATTGTGGTCCTTAACATGCAGTATCAAGGGACTGCCATCGTCAAGGAACTCTAATGTCTGGTTCCAACGAGGGTTGAGTGTTTTGTGTATAACCTACCAGATAGTGCCACAGACAACTAGTAAGTAAACAAGCCTTGCAAGACTGAAATATTATCAGCGTGCAAATGCAGAGGAAAAACAAAGTTGTGAGAAAAACCGAGGGAATAACAGTCTTAACTTTTAACAtatgaatgaaaagatatacacacaaaaaaacaaacatatgaATGAATAGATTAGATTCCCCTTTGAAAggtatttaaaaaatgagattGTATATGTTGACCCCTATGTCTATTACCACAAATATAATCATAACTGTGCCATAACCATCATCGGTATTTAGTATTCAATTCATGCAAAAGAAACACAGTCAAAGTATTCTAACCTTTGTCCTTTTCTTCGAGTTTCCGTAGTTTACCCTCACATAAGGATCACTTGTCCCTCGAAGATCAGCAGCAATAAGATCCCTCGCTTCAATCACAACAAGTTCTATCCAACCATTAGTTGAACCCTGTGCTTATCAAAGGATTAGTACGTGTTAGAACTTAGAATGAAAGTGCCAGAGAAATTTCAGCATGGATAAATAACTGAAGTGATAATAGACCAAATATTagctttgtatatttttttttataatttatttaaaagaattacTAATTTCCTGTTGAAGAAGCATACCCTTGATCCTTCTTGGTCCTCCACCTTAACTACTTCAATTTTAAGCTTCAATTCACCCGAACTCACTCCTTCAAGAGGGATCCATTCAACCTTGATTGACCCATCCCCCAGTCCTTCCAAATTTACATTTGCACTACCAATATTTTCATCTCCAAAAATTTCTTCACTAAAGCATTTTACATTTAGGTATTCATCACCATCATTCtcatcaaattcaaatgattgAT from Glycine soja cultivar W05 chromosome 8, ASM419377v2, whole genome shotgun sequence includes:
- the LOC114421190 gene encoding CRM-domain containing factor CFM3, chloroplastic/mitochondrial-like isoform X1 gives rise to the protein MRLSMKSALLSTLPPSSSVLLFSSYSKFKLKSPLGIPIRALTSSSLPTTRDHDDLFDPLSLPAPQHLHKATNAIERIALRLRNLGLASTTDLADAEDDFLRREWLRPDQALFPWDKGQEEDAEEPGEQQKEKLKKKNVNALTLAEQTLVEEELRRLRTLGMSLKEKITIPKAGLTRAVLDRIHRHWSNCELVRLKFHEFLAQNMKLAHQIVEHRTRGLVIWRSGSYMWVYRGKNYQGPVESDATSMEKSEAVWWKGENMTPEEAEFNRMLDGFGPRFVEWWGTGILPVDADSLPPMVPGYKTPLRLLPAGMRPQLTNDELTNMRKLAKSLPCHFALGRNRNLQGLASAILRLWEKSLVAKIGVKRGIVNTNNELMAQELKALTGGTLLLRNKYYIVIYRGKDFVPTSVAAVIAERQELTKQVQDVEEKVRCKALDSTPSGEDESTAQAGSLAEFYVAQACWGRDISTEERERMMQEVAKAKNAKLVKKIECKLAVAQAKRLRAEKLLAKIEASLLPVGPDYDKETITDEERVMFRSVGLRMKAYLPLGIRGVFDGVIENMHLHWKHRELVKLITKQKTLAFVEDTARLLEYESGGILVAIDKVPKGFSLIYYRGKNYRRPMTLRPRNLLTKAKALQRSIVMQRHEALSQHVTELGEKIEEMKKKLGLSQDLGTKDRWNVEDHNQIDHISEFTQSEEEYSDGDDTDGNFNDDEYSECNDNDSEF
- the LOC114421190 gene encoding CRM-domain containing factor CFM3, chloroplastic/mitochondrial-like isoform X2 translates to MRLSMKSALLSTLPPSSSVLLFSSYSKFKLKSPLGIPIRALTSSSLPTTRDHDDLFDPLSLPAPQHLHKATNAIERIALRLRNLGLASTTDLADAEDDFLRREWLRPDQALFPWDKGQEEDAEEPGEQQKEKLKKKNVNALTLAEQTLVEEELRRLRTLGMSLKEKITIPKAGLTRAVLDRIHRHWSNCELVRLKFHEFLAQNMKLAHQIVEHRTRGLVIWRSGSYMWVYRGKNYQGPVESDATSMEKSEAVWWKGENMTPEEAEFNRMLDGFGPRFVEWWGTGILPVDADSLPPMVPGYKTPLRLLPAGMRPQLTNDELTNMRKLAKSLPCHFALGRNRNLQGLASAILRLWEKSLVAKIGVKRGIVNTNNELMAQELKALTGGTLLLRNKYYIVIYRGKDFVPTSVAAVIAERQELTKQVQDVEEKVRCKALDSTPSGEDESTAQAGSLAEFYVAQACWGRDISTEERERMMQEVAKAKNAKLVKKIECKLAVAQAKRLRAEKLLAKIEASLLPVGPDYDKETITDEERVMFRSVGLRMKAYLPLGIRGVFDGVIENMHLHWKHRELVKLITKQKTLAFVEDTARLLEYESGGILVAIDKVPKGFSLIYYRGKNYRRPMTLRPRNLLTKAKALQRSIVMQRHEALSQHVTELGEKIEEMKKKLGLSQDLGTKDRWNVEDHNQIDHISEFTQSEEEYSDGDDTDG